Proteins found in one Corynebacterium sanguinis genomic segment:
- the ureC gene encoding urease subunit alpha gives MSFTMDRDNYTGLYGPTTGDSVRLADTDLFATVEHDYTTYGEEATFGGGKVIRDGMGQNSRHVRGDNVPDVVITNVLVIDYTGVYKADVAVRDGYISQIGKAGNMDVMDGVDITIGVATDIISGEGKILTAGGIDTHIHFISPDQIPTALASGITTMFGGGTGPSESTRATTITPGEWNIFNMLRSFEHYPMNFGILGKGHGSSVAPLAEQVRAGAAGLKVHEDWGATPASIDTALKVADEFDIQVALHTDTLNEAGFVENTRNAIGGRVIHTFHTEGAGGGHAPDIIKLAGESNILPASTNPTLPYTVNTVDEHLDMLMVCHHLNPNLPEDVAFADSRIRPETIAAEDVLHDMGIFSITSSDSQAMGRVGEVIIRTWQVADSMKKQRGKLAEDEGIFGDNFRIRRYIAKYTINPAIAQGIDDWVGSVEVGKFADLVLWEPQMFGVRPESVIKGGQVVYTALGDPNASIPTPQPNMYRESFGAHGLALYRSSITFMSQAAIERGVPEILQLRKKVRPVHGIRNLTKADLKLNDATPTIAVDPETYEVTVDGERITCEPAATVPLAQRYMLF, from the coding sequence ATGAGCTTCACAATGGACCGCGACAACTACACGGGACTCTACGGCCCGACGACCGGGGACTCCGTCCGTTTGGCGGATACCGACCTGTTCGCCACCGTCGAGCACGACTACACCACCTACGGCGAGGAAGCCACCTTCGGCGGCGGCAAGGTCATCCGCGACGGCATGGGGCAAAACTCCCGCCACGTGCGCGGTGACAACGTGCCCGATGTGGTAATCACCAACGTGCTGGTCATCGACTACACCGGCGTGTACAAGGCCGACGTCGCGGTGCGCGACGGCTACATCTCGCAGATCGGCAAGGCCGGCAACATGGACGTGATGGACGGTGTCGACATCACCATCGGCGTGGCCACCGACATCATCTCCGGCGAGGGCAAAATCCTCACCGCGGGCGGAATCGACACCCACATCCACTTCATCAGCCCGGACCAGATCCCCACCGCACTCGCATCGGGGATCACCACCATGTTCGGCGGAGGCACCGGCCCGAGCGAATCCACCCGCGCCACAACGATCACCCCGGGCGAGTGGAACATCTTCAACATGCTGCGCTCCTTCGAGCACTACCCGATGAACTTCGGCATCCTCGGCAAAGGGCACGGTTCATCCGTCGCCCCGCTCGCAGAGCAGGTGCGCGCAGGTGCTGCGGGCCTGAAAGTTCATGAGGACTGGGGTGCGACACCGGCGTCGATCGATACCGCGCTCAAGGTCGCCGACGAGTTCGACATCCAGGTCGCCTTGCACACCGATACCCTCAACGAGGCTGGCTTCGTGGAAAACACCCGAAACGCCATCGGGGGCCGCGTCATCCACACCTTCCACACCGAGGGCGCCGGCGGTGGGCATGCGCCGGACATCATCAAACTCGCTGGGGAATCCAACATCTTGCCGGCATCGACCAACCCGACGCTTCCATACACCGTCAACACCGTCGACGAGCACCTCGACATGCTCATGGTGTGCCACCACCTCAACCCCAACCTGCCGGAGGATGTTGCGTTTGCTGATTCGCGCATCCGTCCCGAGACGATCGCTGCGGAGGACGTGCTGCACGACATGGGGATTTTCTCGATTACCTCCTCCGACTCCCAGGCGATGGGGCGCGTCGGCGAGGTCATCATCCGCACCTGGCAGGTCGCTGATTCGATGAAGAAGCAGCGCGGCAAGCTCGCCGAGGACGAGGGAATCTTCGGCGACAACTTCCGCATCCGCCGCTACATTGCCAAGTACACGATTAACCCGGCCATCGCGCAAGGCATCGATGACTGGGTCGGTTCGGTCGAGGTGGGCAAATTCGCCGACCTCGTGCTGTGGGAGCCGCAGATGTTCGGCGTACGCCCCGAGTCCGTGATCAAGGGCGGCCAGGTCGTCTACACCGCACTCGGCGACCCCAACGCCTCGATCCCGACGCCCCAGCCGAACATGTACCGCGAATCCTTCGGCGCCCACGGGCTTGCGCTTTACCGCTCGTCGATCACGTTCATGTCCCAGGCCGCCATCGAGCGCGGCGTACCGGAGATCCTGCAGCTGCGCAAAAAGGTGCGCCCCGTCCACGGGATCAGGAACTTGACCAAGGCGGATTTGAAGCTCAACGACGCCACTCCCACGATCGCGGTGGACCCGGAGACCTACGAGGTCACGGTCGACGGCGAGCGGATCACCTGCGAGCCGGCGGCGACGGTCCCGCTGGCCCAGCGCTACATGCTGTTCTAG
- the pyk gene encoding pyruvate kinase, translating into MDRRTKIVCTLGPAVASKEAIVGLVRDGMNVARLNFSHGDHADHERNYRWVREATDETGHAVGILADLQGPKIRLGRFEEGSTQWDTGEEVRITVEDVVGTHDRVSTTYKQLAEDAKPGDRLLVDDGKVALVVTEVDGNDVVARVTEGGPVSNNKGVSLPGMNISVPALSEKDIDDLKFALNLGVDFIALSFVRSPSDVDLVHEVMDEVGRRVPVIAKLEKPEAVDALESIILAFDAVMVARGDLGVEIPLEQVPLVQKRVIQIARENAKPVIVATQMLDSMIENSRPTRAEASDVANAVLDGADAVMLSGETSVGVDPHNVVRTMSRIVRVAESMGTVPPLNHIPRTKRGVIAYSAHDIATRLNARAIVTFTKSGDTARRVARLHPDHPLLVFTPVQQVRSQLALTWGAETFLCPQTNGTDEMVRLVDEYLLSIGTYSKGDTMVIVAGTPPGVSGTTNTIHVHQLGEDTRNP; encoded by the coding sequence GTGGATAGAAGAACCAAAATTGTTTGTACGCTTGGCCCAGCCGTGGCCAGCAAGGAAGCTATCGTCGGTCTTGTCCGTGATGGAATGAACGTCGCTCGCCTCAACTTCTCCCACGGCGACCACGCGGACCACGAACGCAACTACCGGTGGGTGCGCGAGGCCACCGACGAAACCGGCCACGCGGTCGGGATCCTCGCCGATTTACAGGGCCCGAAGATCCGCCTCGGCCGCTTCGAGGAGGGCTCCACGCAGTGGGATACCGGAGAAGAAGTCCGCATCACCGTTGAGGACGTCGTGGGCACACACGACCGCGTCTCCACCACGTACAAGCAGCTCGCGGAGGACGCGAAGCCGGGCGATCGCCTGCTTGTCGACGACGGCAAGGTCGCACTCGTGGTCACCGAGGTCGATGGCAACGACGTCGTCGCCCGCGTCACCGAGGGCGGGCCGGTGTCCAACAACAAGGGTGTGTCCCTTCCGGGGATGAACATCTCCGTCCCGGCGCTGAGCGAGAAAGACATCGACGATCTCAAGTTCGCGCTCAACCTGGGCGTCGATTTCATCGCGCTGTCGTTCGTGCGTTCGCCGTCCGATGTCGACCTCGTGCACGAGGTGATGGACGAGGTGGGTCGTCGCGTGCCGGTGATTGCGAAACTGGAAAAGCCCGAGGCTGTCGACGCGCTCGAGTCCATCATTCTGGCGTTTGACGCGGTGATGGTGGCGCGCGGCGACTTGGGCGTGGAGATCCCGCTCGAGCAGGTGCCGCTCGTGCAAAAGCGCGTAATCCAGATCGCGCGCGAGAACGCGAAGCCGGTGATCGTCGCTACGCAGATGCTCGACTCGATGATTGAGAATTCCCGCCCGACTCGCGCGGAGGCCTCCGACGTGGCGAACGCCGTGCTCGATGGGGCAGATGCGGTGATGCTGTCCGGCGAGACCTCCGTCGGTGTTGACCCGCACAACGTCGTGCGCACGATGAGCCGCATCGTGCGGGTAGCGGAGTCGATGGGCACCGTCCCACCGCTCAACCACATCCCGCGCACCAAGCGCGGCGTGATCGCGTACTCCGCGCACGACATCGCAACGCGCCTGAACGCGCGCGCGATCGTGACGTTTACCAAGTCCGGCGACACCGCGCGCCGCGTCGCTCGCCTGCACCCGGACCACCCGTTGCTGGTATTCACCCCGGTGCAGCAGGTGCGCTCGCAGTTGGCGCTGACGTGGGGCGCGGAGACCTTCTTGTGCCCGCAGACCAACGGCACTGATGAGATGGTCCGGTTGGTCGACGAGTACCTGCTCAGCATCGGAACCTACAGCAAGGGCGACACGATGGTGATCGTCGCCGGCACCCCGCCCGGAGTCAGTGGCACGACGAACACGATCCACGTCCACCAACTGGGCGAGGACACGCGCAACCCGTAG
- a CDS encoding zinc-dependent alcohol dehydrogenase, which translates to MKALTWQGAGKVSVETVDDPTIEKPTDAIIEVTSSGVCGSDLHLISVLAPYMNEGDIMGHEPMGRVVEAGSASGLKVGDRIVVPFNISCGHCWMCDHSLYSQCETTQVTEKGSGASLLGFSELYGSVPGGQAQYLRVPHADFGAIKVGNELEDHRYVFLSDVLPTAWQGVKYADVGEGDTIAVYGLGPIGQMAARMARHMGARVFGIDPVAERREMAARHGIEVFAGGDETVAELRDMTDGRGPDAVLDAVGMEAHGSPVGGAIQTAAGFLPDAAAQKVMETAGVDRLSALHEAIDLVRRGGTISISGVYGGAASPMPLLTLFDKQIQMRMGQCNVKKWISDLMPLVEDPSDPLGVDDLVTHRVPLSEAPEAYKKFRDKEDNCIKVVLDPVAG; encoded by the coding sequence ATGAAAGCACTGACGTGGCAAGGGGCCGGTAAAGTCTCAGTTGAAACAGTCGACGACCCCACGATTGAGAAACCCACTGACGCGATAATTGAGGTCACCTCGAGCGGCGTATGCGGCTCCGACCTCCACCTCATCTCCGTTTTGGCCCCGTACATGAACGAGGGCGACATCATGGGCCACGAGCCGATGGGCCGCGTCGTCGAGGCCGGCTCCGCGTCCGGCCTGAAAGTCGGCGACCGCATCGTCGTGCCGTTTAACATCTCCTGCGGTCACTGCTGGATGTGTGACCACAGCCTGTACTCCCAGTGCGAAACCACCCAGGTCACCGAGAAGGGCTCCGGCGCCTCCCTGCTCGGCTTCTCCGAGCTTTACGGTTCCGTCCCCGGCGGCCAGGCCCAATACCTGCGCGTGCCGCACGCCGACTTCGGCGCCATCAAGGTGGGCAACGAACTTGAGGATCACCGCTACGTGTTCCTCAGCGACGTGCTGCCGACCGCGTGGCAGGGCGTTAAGTACGCCGACGTGGGCGAGGGCGACACCATCGCCGTGTACGGCCTTGGCCCGATCGGCCAGATGGCAGCTCGCATGGCACGCCACATGGGTGCGCGCGTGTTCGGAATTGACCCCGTCGCGGAGCGCCGCGAGATGGCCGCACGCCACGGCATCGAGGTATTCGCCGGCGGTGATGAGACTGTCGCCGAGCTGCGAGACATGACCGACGGCCGCGGCCCCGATGCGGTGCTTGATGCCGTGGGGATGGAGGCACACGGATCACCCGTCGGCGGTGCCATTCAGACCGCCGCCGGTTTCCTTCCGGACGCCGCGGCGCAGAAGGTCATGGAGACCGCAGGAGTCGATCGCCTCAGCGCTTTGCACGAGGCCATCGACCTCGTCCGCCGCGGTGGCACGATTTCCATCAGCGGAGTCTACGGCGGCGCGGCCAGCCCGATGCCACTGCTGACCCTTTTTGATAAGCAGATTCAGATGCGCATGGGCCAGTGCAACGTGAAGAAGTGGATCTCCGACCTCATGCCGCTGGTCGAGGATCCTTCCGATCCGCTCGGTGTCGATGACCTAGTAACCCACCGCGTGCCGCTGTCCGAAGCTCCAGAGGCGTACAAGAAGTTCCGCGACAAGGAGGACAACTGCATCAAGGTCGTCCTCGACCCCGTCGCTGGATAA
- the pabB gene encoding aminodeoxychorismate synthase component I, with translation MKGACPHLILLIDNRDSYTFNLAHLIAKVSGSEPVVVRADDVTVLDLPRRIKAGEFSHIVISPGPGTPSCEADFVGSRAVIEAAGGIPVLGVCLGHQGLAHLAGAEVGRTDPRHGYTSTITHSGEGIFAGLPQGFTAVRYHSLHIDNVPDGVVVHARSEDGVVQGLEVAGQPHWGVQFHPESVLTEYGAELLRNFLALGAWRVHHECVGEAIDTEATARALMGSSGDAFWLDSATGDGFSIIGSTAGSLSKTLSYRLTDPGPDVLSLLADELSAGVAASTLPDLPFRGGWVGFIGYECAALTLPGLSPTHARAHPDAYFIRPQSFIVYDHVQERAHLMVCARGDEKTAEVEHLMAALRNAVTTRSAHRGRASISEGSWRLAGGEYDARFGEVKRALERGDSYEVCLTDTYEARVAGEGIDLYSRLRRTNPAPFGAYLRLGGIEVLSSSPERFLRVRGDRVETKPIKGTLPRERRAQELQEDAKTRAENLMIVDLLRNDLARVSVPGTVDVAQLMTVETYATVHQLVSTITGRLRPDRGLIDLVRATFPPGSMTGAPKERTCALIDALEPGPRGVYSGAIGYFGFDGNAELSVVIRTAVKQGERLTVGAGGAIVWDSRADAEYTELQLKANAVIAGLT, from the coding sequence ATGAAAGGCGCGTGCCCGCATTTGATCCTGCTTATCGACAACCGCGACTCCTACACCTTCAACCTCGCCCACCTCATCGCCAAAGTCTCCGGTAGCGAGCCGGTGGTCGTGCGCGCGGACGATGTCACGGTCCTCGACCTCCCCCGCCGCATAAAGGCGGGTGAGTTCTCGCACATCGTCATCTCTCCCGGTCCGGGGACCCCTTCGTGCGAAGCCGACTTCGTGGGCTCGCGCGCCGTGATCGAGGCGGCGGGCGGGATTCCCGTCCTCGGGGTCTGCCTGGGTCATCAGGGCCTCGCCCACCTCGCCGGGGCCGAGGTCGGGCGCACCGACCCCAGGCACGGATACACCAGCACGATCACCCACTCCGGCGAGGGCATCTTCGCCGGGCTGCCGCAAGGTTTCACGGCCGTGCGCTACCACTCGCTGCACATCGACAACGTCCCGGACGGGGTGGTTGTCCACGCCCGCAGCGAGGACGGTGTGGTCCAGGGCCTCGAGGTGGCAGGCCAGCCTCACTGGGGTGTGCAGTTCCACCCCGAGTCGGTGCTGACCGAGTACGGCGCAGAGCTGCTCCGCAACTTCCTCGCCCTCGGCGCGTGGAGAGTGCACCACGAATGCGTCGGTGAAGCAATCGACACAGAGGCTACCGCGCGAGCGCTTATGGGCTCGAGCGGAGACGCCTTCTGGCTGGACTCCGCAACCGGCGACGGATTCAGCATCATCGGCTCGACGGCTGGGTCGCTGTCGAAAACGCTGAGCTACCGCCTGACGGATCCCGGACCCGACGTGTTGAGCCTGCTTGCCGACGAGCTCTCCGCCGGCGTGGCTGCCAGTACGCTCCCCGACCTGCCGTTTCGCGGCGGCTGGGTCGGCTTCATCGGCTATGAATGCGCCGCGCTGACCCTGCCGGGGCTTTCCCCGACCCACGCCAGAGCGCACCCGGACGCGTACTTTATCCGGCCGCAGTCCTTCATCGTCTACGACCATGTCCAAGAACGCGCTCACCTCATGGTCTGTGCCCGGGGAGACGAGAAGACGGCTGAGGTTGAACACCTGATGGCCGCTCTGCGCAACGCGGTGACAACCCGATCCGCGCACCGCGGGCGGGCGTCGATAAGCGAAGGCTCGTGGCGGCTCGCGGGCGGCGAGTACGACGCGCGCTTCGGTGAGGTAAAGCGGGCGCTGGAGCGCGGCGACTCCTACGAGGTGTGCCTCACCGACACCTACGAGGCCCGCGTTGCAGGCGAGGGAATCGATCTGTATTCGCGGCTGCGCAGAACCAACCCCGCGCCCTTCGGGGCGTACCTGCGCCTCGGCGGTATCGAGGTGCTCTCCAGCTCGCCCGAGCGCTTCCTCCGCGTGCGCGGCGACCGGGTGGAAACGAAACCGATCAAAGGCACTCTGCCGCGCGAGCGCCGAGCCCAAGAACTGCAGGAAGACGCCAAGACGCGGGCGGAAAACCTCATGATCGTCGACCTGCTGCGCAACGACCTCGCGCGCGTGTCCGTCCCCGGCACTGTGGACGTTGCGCAGCTCATGACCGTGGAAACGTATGCCACGGTACATCAGCTCGTCTCCACGATTACCGGGCGGTTGCGTCCCGACCGCGGGCTGATCGACCTGGTGCGTGCGACCTTCCCACCGGGTTCGATGACGGGGGCACCGAAGGAGCGCACGTGCGCGCTTATCGACGCCCTCGAGCCCGGCCCGCGCGGGGTGTACTCGGGCGCGATCGGTTATTTCGGTTTCGACGGCAACGCGGAGCTCAGCGTCGTCATCCGCACCGCGGTCAAGCAGGGTGAGCGGCTCACAGTGGGCGCCGGGGGCGCGATCGTGTGGGATTCTCGCGCCGATGCGGAATACACCGAGCTGCAGCTCAAGGCCAACGCTGTGATCGCGGGGCTGACGTGA
- the ureG gene encoding urease accessory protein UreG, translating into MDPVIIGVGGPVGAGKTQLLERISRAVEGELHMAAITNDIYTIEDAHILARNSVLDDAHIVGLETGGCPHTAIREDTSMNEAAIEELKSRFPDLDVIFVESGGDNLSATFSPELVDFSIYIIDVAQGEKIPRKAGQGMIKSDLFIINKTDLAPYVGADLAVMERDSQVFRKDKPFAFTNLKTDEGLDRVLDWLRHDALMLDLNQ; encoded by the coding sequence ATGGATCCGGTCATTATCGGCGTCGGCGGCCCCGTCGGGGCGGGAAAGACGCAGCTGCTCGAGCGCATCTCGCGCGCGGTCGAGGGTGAGCTACACATGGCGGCGATCACCAACGACATCTACACCATCGAGGATGCGCACATCCTGGCGCGCAACTCCGTGCTTGACGACGCCCACATCGTCGGCCTGGAGACAGGCGGCTGCCCCCACACCGCGATCCGCGAGGACACCTCCATGAACGAGGCGGCCATCGAGGAGCTGAAGTCCCGCTTCCCGGACCTCGACGTCATCTTCGTCGAATCCGGCGGCGACAACCTCTCGGCGACGTTCTCGCCGGAGCTGGTGGACTTTTCCATCTACATCATCGACGTCGCCCAGGGCGAGAAGATCCCGCGCAAGGCGGGCCAGGGGATGATCAAGTCCGACCTGTTCATCATCAACAAGACCGACCTCGCGCCCTACGTCGGCGCCGACCTGGCGGTGATGGAGCGCGACTCGCAGGTGTTCCGCAAAGACAAGCCGTTCGCGTTTACCAACTTGAAGACCGACGAGGGCCTCGACCGGGTGCTGGACTGGCTGCGTCACGACGCCCTCATGCTGGACCTCAACCAGTGA
- a CDS encoding urease accessory protein UreF — MADVARLLTGMQLADSALPTGAFAHSFGFESYLETGAIDSAEGFAHWLESFIAQQLTFTDALAVRAVMAAREAHEVERLDQLVTAQALPAQVREAGMTMGKRMLTISAANYPSDALSAYAEALKAGRAFGHPAIVWALVARDAGIDSDSAVAQHVYACVISLVQNAVRAIPLGQNAGQRLIRQAQPWVVGAVEASQSLREEDLGAIAPGLEIAQMNHERQLSRLFMS; from the coding sequence ATGGCGGATGTGGCCCGCCTGCTCACCGGCATGCAGCTGGCAGATTCAGCGCTGCCGACCGGGGCGTTCGCGCACTCCTTCGGTTTCGAGAGCTACCTCGAAACCGGAGCGATCGATAGCGCCGAGGGCTTTGCACACTGGCTGGAGTCCTTTATCGCCCAGCAGCTGACGTTTACCGACGCGCTGGCGGTCCGTGCGGTGATGGCCGCGCGGGAAGCGCACGAGGTCGAGCGCCTTGATCAGCTGGTCACCGCCCAGGCCCTGCCCGCCCAGGTGCGCGAGGCCGGGATGACAATGGGCAAGCGCATGCTCACCATCTCGGCGGCGAACTACCCCAGCGATGCCCTTTCCGCCTACGCCGAGGCTCTCAAGGCGGGCCGCGCGTTCGGCCACCCGGCGATCGTGTGGGCGCTCGTGGCGCGGGATGCGGGCATCGACTCCGATTCCGCGGTGGCCCAGCACGTCTACGCCTGCGTCATCTCGCTGGTGCAGAACGCGGTGCGCGCCATCCCGCTCGGGCAAAACGCCGGGCAGCGCCTCATCCGGCAGGCGCAGCCGTGGGTGGTGGGCGCGGTGGAGGCGTCGCAAAGCCTGCGCGAAGAAGACCTCGGTGCGATCGCGCCGGGCTTGGAGATCGCGCAGATGAACCACGAGCGCCAGCTTTCGCGCTTGTTTATGAGTTAA
- the ureE gene encoding urease accessory protein UreE, producing MIITEIAGTIDEPEMARRLEGVHVEKVSLPSEDLVKRIQRVSTDHGRELGIRLVPGAPDLKDGDVLLLEENEGGLNAVVVATLPSDVIVIRPDSIRQMGFVAHSLGNRHLQAQFFGAESEFGAEVMVVLYDHTVEDFLAHHGVAFERRERVMEVPFRHAEHTH from the coding sequence ATGATCATCACCGAGATTGCAGGCACCATCGACGAGCCCGAGATGGCGCGTCGGCTCGAGGGGGTGCACGTGGAAAAGGTCTCGCTGCCGAGCGAGGACCTGGTCAAGCGCATCCAGCGGGTGAGTACGGACCACGGGCGCGAGCTCGGCATCCGGCTGGTGCCGGGCGCGCCCGACCTGAAAGACGGCGACGTGTTGCTTCTTGAGGAAAACGAGGGCGGGCTCAACGCGGTGGTGGTGGCGACGCTTCCGAGCGACGTCATCGTCATCCGCCCCGACTCCATCCGCCAGATGGGGTTTGTCGCGCACTCGCTGGGAAACCGCCACCTGCAAGCCCAGTTCTTCGGCGCTGAGAGCGAGTTCGGCGCCGAGGTCATGGTGGTGCTCTACGACCACACCGTGGAGGACTTCCTCGCCCACCACGGCGTCGCGTTCGAGCGCCGCGAGCGCGTCATGGAAGTGCCCTTCCGCCACGCGGAGCACACCCACTGA
- a CDS encoding aminotransferase class IV, which produces MTSYVWQGRWVPTRDTPQGFDCADSWRHEYGRARGLELHRMRFAAGVGPLPAGMWESALALLDASADLFPRISVYEERFRLDIRPAPPVRESTDLTLVSAPDPRTMPLLKGPDLMRLAEHRRAHAIAGTDDVILGDFAETTTGTLVGWNGRTLVLPEATRLPSTTEALVVERAKKLGCDVAHGVLDPAKPMWFLNALHGISPVRRIVSHTAVVLLPRSPGESEWHSWWRYKQLDF; this is translated from the coding sequence GTGACGTCCTACGTGTGGCAGGGCCGCTGGGTTCCCACGCGTGATACGCCGCAGGGTTTCGACTGCGCGGACTCGTGGCGCCACGAATATGGCCGCGCCCGCGGGCTCGAGCTGCACCGGATGCGCTTCGCCGCAGGGGTTGGCCCGCTTCCGGCCGGGATGTGGGAAAGCGCGCTCGCGCTTCTCGACGCCTCCGCCGATCTGTTCCCCCGCATCTCGGTGTACGAGGAAAGATTCCGCCTCGACATCCGCCCAGCGCCGCCGGTGCGAGAATCGACCGACCTGACTCTGGTGTCCGCACCGGATCCCAGAACGATGCCGCTGCTCAAGGGCCCCGATCTGATGCGGCTAGCCGAGCACCGGCGCGCGCACGCCATCGCGGGGACGGACGACGTCATTCTCGGAGACTTCGCGGAAACCACCACCGGCACGCTCGTCGGCTGGAATGGCCGGACCCTCGTGCTACCCGAAGCCACGCGCCTGCCCAGCACGACTGAGGCGCTCGTCGTCGAGCGAGCCAAAAAGCTCGGCTGCGATGTCGCGCACGGTGTCCTCGATCCGGCCAAGCCGATGTGGTTTCTCAACGCCCTGCACGGGATCAGCCCGGTGCGCCGGATCGTCTCGCATACCGCTGTGGTGCTTCTACCTCGCAGCCCCGGCGAGTCGGAGTGGCACAGCTGGTGGCGGTATAAACAATTAGATTTTTAG
- a CDS encoding urease accessory protein UreD → MRGGRLRLRVARDASGRSFAAQQEFSGALRVIRPHYLDDSGQVTYTVINPGGAYFGADSYSLDFDVEDAASLLVTTQSATKVYRTPQGPAVQRMRVNVGRDATFEYLPDQLIVYREGTYRQESVAVIEPSSRLVMGEIVTPGWSPEGTAFSFDELRMRTELRLSTDGREVPFAVDNLRLIPAAGDLGMGVMEGYSHSGQLIVAGPQLASRADALAGAVDAARSPNLHCALSRIGAPWPGAPAAFSIRSLSSNTADIAALHDAVVEICREADGRGPLRLRKY, encoded by the coding sequence GTGAGGGGAGGCCGCCTGCGCCTGCGCGTCGCCCGCGACGCGTCCGGCAGGAGCTTTGCGGCGCAGCAGGAGTTCTCCGGCGCGCTGCGGGTGATCCGCCCGCACTACCTCGACGACTCCGGCCAGGTCACCTACACGGTGATCAACCCTGGCGGGGCGTACTTCGGCGCGGATTCCTACTCGTTGGACTTCGACGTCGAAGACGCCGCCTCGCTTTTGGTGACCACCCAGTCGGCCACGAAAGTCTACCGCACCCCGCAAGGCCCGGCCGTCCAGCGGATGCGGGTTAACGTGGGGCGCGATGCGACGTTCGAGTACCTGCCCGACCAGCTCATCGTCTACCGCGAGGGCACCTACCGCCAGGAGTCCGTGGCGGTGATCGAACCGTCATCGCGGCTGGTGATGGGGGAGATCGTCACACCGGGGTGGTCACCGGAAGGAACGGCGTTTTCCTTCGACGAGCTGCGGATGCGCACCGAGCTGCGGCTCTCCACTGATGGTAGGGAGGTGCCGTTCGCCGTGGACAACTTGCGGCTCATCCCGGCGGCCGGCGACCTCGGTATGGGAGTGATGGAGGGATACAGCCACAGCGGGCAGCTCATCGTCGCTGGCCCGCAGCTCGCCTCGCGTGCCGACGCCTTAGCCGGCGCCGTCGACGCCGCACGCTCGCCGAACCTCCACTGCGCGCTCAGCCGCATCGGCGCGCCATGGCCGGGAGCGCCCGCGGCGTTTTCGATCCGCTCGCTCTCATCGAACACAGCTGACATCGCAGCACTCCACGACGCGGTGGTCGAGATCTGCCGAGAGGCGGATGGCCGCGGGCCGCTGCGGCTGCGCAAGTACTAG
- a CDS encoding urease subunit gamma produces MYMVPRDKEKLLIVVAADLARRRQARGLKLNYPEATAIITYELLEGARDGRSVAELMNWGTTILTRDDVMEGVPEMIESVQVEATFPDGTKLVTVHNPIR; encoded by the coding sequence ATGTACATGGTGCCACGGGACAAGGAGAAGCTGCTGATCGTTGTCGCGGCAGATCTGGCCAGGCGTCGACAAGCGCGCGGGCTGAAACTGAACTACCCGGAGGCGACGGCGATCATCACCTACGAGCTTCTCGAAGGCGCGCGGGACGGGCGCAGCGTCGCCGAGCTGATGAACTGGGGAACAACGATCCTCACCCGCGACGACGTCATGGAAGGGGTGCCCGAAATGATTGAATCCGTGCAGGTGGAGGCCACCTTCCCCGACGGAACGAAACTGGTCACCGTCCACAACCCGATCCGCTAA
- a CDS encoding urease subunit beta: MRPGEYVLASEPIECNAGREAIELEVTNTGDRPVQVGSHYHFAEINPCVVFDRDRTLGHRLDIPAGTAVRLEPGDTRTVRLIALGGKRKVYGFHNLVNGPLDVRKPARVNVMGEAGYGFAEYGADLSDPKIVDKEA, translated from the coding sequence ATGCGCCCAGGAGAATACGTCCTAGCCAGCGAGCCCATTGAGTGCAACGCTGGCCGGGAGGCAATCGAACTAGAAGTCACCAACACCGGAGATCGTCCCGTGCAAGTCGGGTCCCACTACCACTTCGCCGAAATCAATCCATGCGTGGTTTTCGACCGGGATCGCACGCTCGGACACCGGCTCGACATTCCGGCGGGCACCGCCGTGCGCCTCGAGCCGGGCGACACAAGGACGGTTCGGCTCATTGCCCTCGGCGGCAAGCGCAAGGTCTACGGCTTCCACAACCTGGTCAACGGGCCGCTTGACGTGCGCAAGCCCGCGCGCGTCAACGTGATGGGAGAAGCCGGATACGGTTTTGCCGAGTACGGGGCCGACCTCTCGGATCCGAAGATCGTCGATAAGGAGGCTTAG